The following proteins are co-located in the Actinomycetota bacterium genome:
- a CDS encoding polymer-forming cytoskeletal protein, with protein sequence MPRAPYLLAFTVTAFVTFAPAAIAQETDERRDSGDLIVLSGEVTIRRGDQVGEVIVGRGAVTVSGVVRGDVIVMDGSIDVGGQVSGSVVAVDGSVTLGPDAQVLGDVMARDRVRADTASRVGGTVREGAAFTFRTPIELFGPLGTWVAVAFSTLVLGALLLLVAPGGAETVARVARGSPWASGGIGVAAFILIPAVGLLALVSLVALPFGLGLLLALAFLWSIGVAWTAFVIGRAIWGVPRSGWLALLIGWAILAAVLAVPIVGGIAWFAAAVFGLGTMTLAVWRARRTGGRHRPGGRIPAERVIEVPERREPQPMITERAMEQEGTGI encoded by the coding sequence GTGCCGCGCGCCCCGTACCTGCTCGCGTTCACCGTGACGGCGTTCGTGACCTTCGCTCCCGCAGCCATTGCACAGGAGACAGATGAGCGGCGCGACTCCGGCGATCTCATCGTTTTGTCGGGCGAGGTGACGATCCGACGGGGAGACCAGGTGGGGGAGGTCATCGTGGGGCGCGGCGCGGTCACCGTCTCCGGTGTGGTTCGAGGCGACGTCATCGTGATGGACGGATCGATCGACGTCGGCGGCCAGGTGAGCGGCAGCGTGGTCGCCGTTGACGGCTCGGTCACGCTCGGACCAGACGCGCAGGTCCTCGGCGACGTGATGGCGCGCGATCGCGTTCGCGCGGATACCGCGTCACGCGTCGGCGGCACCGTACGCGAGGGCGCCGCGTTCACGTTCCGAACGCCGATCGAGCTGTTCGGCCCGCTCGGCACGTGGGTCGCCGTCGCCTTCTCGACGCTCGTTCTCGGCGCTCTGTTGTTGCTCGTCGCGCCGGGAGGGGCGGAAACGGTCGCGCGTGTGGCGCGCGGGTCGCCATGGGCCTCGGGCGGGATCGGCGTAGCCGCGTTCATCCTGATTCCGGCGGTCGGTCTGCTCGCACTCGTATCGCTCGTCGCGCTGCCGTTCGGCCTCGGACTGCTCCTCGCGCTCGCGTTCCTGTGGTCGATCGGCGTCGCGTGGACCGCGTTTGTGATCGGACGAGCGATCTGGGGCGTTCCGCGCTCGGGATGGCTCGCGTTGCTGATCGGATGGGCGATCCTAGCGGCGGTGCTGGCAGTCCCAATCGTCGGCGGAATCGCGTGGTTCGCAGCCGCGGTGTTCGGCCTCGGCACGATGACGTTGGCGGTGTGGCGCGCTCGCCGGACCGGTGGACGTCACCGGCCGGGTGGCAGGATCCCGGCGGAACGCGTCATCGAGGTTCCCGAACGGCGCGAGCCTCAGCCGATGATCACGGAGCGAGCGATGGAGCAGGAAGGCACCGGCATATGA
- a CDS encoding Crp/Fnr family transcriptional regulator has product MSDELVGRLREIPLFSEVDDEHLRRIADMATSFEVGSGFVLIEHGQPGSGMFVVIDGTIEIDLPNHAPFTRGAGSFVGELSLLTDTPRVARVRALTPVRGVAISRAEFWELLDSEPRVAVGMLPELARRLVESETEHA; this is encoded by the coding sequence ATGAGCGACGAGCTCGTCGGCCGCCTCCGCGAGATCCCGTTGTTCTCGGAGGTCGACGACGAGCACCTTCGTCGCATCGCCGACATGGCGACATCGTTCGAGGTCGGGTCCGGGTTCGTGCTGATCGAACACGGACAGCCGGGGTCGGGCATGTTCGTCGTGATCGATGGGACGATCGAGATCGACTTGCCGAACCACGCACCGTTCACGCGTGGTGCGGGTTCGTTCGTCGGCGAGCTGTCGCTCCTCACCGACACGCCGCGCGTCGCGCGGGTGCGAGCACTGACGCCCGTCCGCGGCGTAGCCATCTCGCGCGCGGAGTTCTGGGAGCTTCTCGATTCCGAACCGCGCGTGGCCGTGGGGATGCTGCCCGAGCTCGCGCGCCGTCTCGTCGAGAGCGAGACGGAGCATGCCTGA